One genomic region from Argentina anserina chromosome 2, drPotAnse1.1, whole genome shotgun sequence encodes:
- the LOC126783978 gene encoding uncharacterized protein LOC126783978: MTDHRKPKRFKNLFSFLSPLVVSSSDNVDEVEAEIGSVSVSRLVTDNSVNDIGLNFSPSIPLEERSESFDMNSLQRDLGLQQPISSHAMDMCDRIRKAYVVLGPYQPCSSFYPLSFDGGQAFTVDGFNGWKNVSSKKSGMIFHMGGINSPYSIAMHQWESLRNPSHHIEQLISAQSSQEIADNRLRLITSIESVRLLVHQGCTFRGHDESANSSNCGNFDAVVNSFGRVSLEVSRVTKNAHGNAKYTAPSIQKEIVNILGNNVRKNIRDEVGVGKFCIFVDEATFNFKSIRKEESVELVAVGTLKTGLGLNQSSTLQRARATRWGSHLRSISSLIKLFGVTRTTCRNLIIRGPNKVQDEECGICKALKRFDFVICLHLMYDVMMITDFLCQSLQKKSIDILNTLRFLSLTKSKLQDMRDNGWDALIMKVTSFCCEYDILIPYMSASYKKDMRACKQDITIEQFYRVNVFYVVIDFQLAELNSRFLDESVELLVLSTTFDPHDNFQSFRSEDVHNLALRFYPADFTSYELFALDMKCGYFLADIQMDSRFANITSVSDLCRRLVESRKSALFPMIYRLICLVLTKPVSTTTTERAFSSMNIIKNKLRNRMEDEFLDDLMVFYTEKELTNSIDNDSVITEFELSGSHMVRFR; this comes from the exons ATGACTGATCACCGGAAACCGAAGAGGTTCAAAAAtctgttttcatttttatcacCACTTGTAGTTTCATCAAGTGATAATGTTGATGAGGTAGAGGCTGAGATTGGAAGTGTGAGCGTGAGTAGACTAGTGACCGATAATTCTGTTAATGATATTGGTTTGAACTTTTCTCCATCCATTCCATTAGAAGAGAGGTCTGAAAGTTTTGATATGAATTCTCTTCAGCGTGATCTGGGATTACAGCAACCTATATCATCACATGCTATGGATATGTGTGACCGTATTCGAAAAGCTTATGTGGTATTAGGACCTTATCAACCTTGCTCAAGTTTTTACCCACTTTCATTTGATGGAGGTCAAG CATTTACTGTCGATGGGTTTAATGGATGGAAGAATGTTAGTTCTAAGAAATCTGGCATGATCTTTCACATGGGAGGCATCAATTCCCCATATAGTATAGCCATGCATCAGTGGGAGTCATTGAGAAACCCATCTCATCACATTGAGCAATTGATTAGTGCACAATCATCGCAAGAAATAGCAGATAACCGACTCCGGCTTATTACTAGTATAGAAAGTGTAAGGCTATTGGTACACCAAGGATGTACTTTTAGAGGACATGATGAATCAGCTAATTCTTCTAATTGTGGAAATTTTGATGCTGTTGTGAATTCTTTTGGAAGAGTGAGTTTAGAAGTTTCTAGAGTTACAAAAAATGCTCATGGGAATGCCAAGTATACTGCTCCAAGTATCCAAAAAgagattgtaaacatacttgGTAACAATGTTAGGAAAAATATTCGAGATGAAGTAGGAGTTGgcaaattttgtatctttgttGATGAAGCG ACATTCAACTTTAAGAGTattagaaaagaagaaagtgTTGAATTAGTGGCTGTTGGGACACTTAAGACAGGTTTAGGGCTTAATCAGTCTTCCACTTTGCAACGAGCAAGGGCTACTCGTTGGGGTTCACATCTTCGCTCTATTTCAAGTCTAatcaagttgtttggagttaCCCGGACAACTTGTAGAAATTTGATTATAAGGGGACCAAATAAAGTACAAGATGAAGAATGTGGTATTTGTAAGGCATTGAAGCGCTTTGATTTTGTGATTTGCTTGCATTTGATGTATGATGTCATGATGATTACTGATTTTCTTTGTCAATCATTGCAAAAGAAATCTATAGACATCTTGAATACTCTCCGCTTTCTTTCACTCACAAAGTCAAAACTTCAAGATATGAGAGATAATGGTTGGGATGCTTTGATTATGAAGGTCACATCATTTTGTTGTGAGTATGATATTCTTATTCCATATATGTCTGCTTCTTACAAGAAAGACATGAGGGCTTGTAAACAAGATATCACAATTGAGCAATTTTATCGAGTCAATGTATTTTATGTTGTGATTGACTTTCAGTTGGCAGAGTTGAATAGTAGATTTCTTGATGAATCTGTGGAGCTTCTTGTTCTTAGTACTACATTTGATCCACATGATAACTTTCAATCATTTAGAAGTGAAGATGTTCACAATCTTGCTTTGAGATTTTATCCTGCTGATTTTACTTCATATGAGTTGTTTGCTTTAGATATGAAGTGCGGGTATTTTCTAGCAGATATTCAGATGGATTCAAGATTTGCCAACATAACATCTGTATCTGATTTGTGTCGGCGGTTAGTTGAGTCAAGAAAATCAGCATTATTTCCTATGATTTATAGATTGATTTGTCTTGTTTTGACTAAGCCAGTTTCTACAACAACAACGGAGAGAGCATTTTCATCTATGAACATCATAAAAAACAAACTTCGAAACAGAATGGAAGATGAATTTCTTGATGATTTAATGGTTTTCTacactgaaaaagaacttacCAATAGCATTGATAATGATTCTGTGATTACAGAGTTTGAATTGAGCGGGTCTCATATGGTACGTTTTAGGTAG
- the LOC126784774 gene encoding LOW QUALITY PROTEIN: trihelix transcription factor GT-2-like (The sequence of the model RefSeq protein was modified relative to this genomic sequence to represent the inferred CDS: inserted 1 base in 1 codon): MLGSSGEAMVVAEPAVLLHEVVSNTDTATALFSNSGEEDHQKHTSGDVDHEGGHDDDHRSYGGGGGNRWPRQETLALLKIRSEMDAAFRDSTLKGPLWEDISRKLGELGYHRSAKKCKEKFENVYKYHRRTKEGRSGKPDGKTYRFFDELEAFDHHQNSQHPSIIPPKPPVVLWTNNSNHHPNLSVPPVVTVLQNGVTPAADPIMHSSTNNSLLPQQIQSSQDNINGFRLLNPTTNLFSSSTSSSTASDEEFQQQNKRKRKWRYFFTRLTKQVLEKQEKLQEKFLEAIAKCDQEQMLREEAWRMQELARIDREHEVLVQERSTAAAKDAALIQFLQKVSLQHNSNDSGSLEINAAVIQVIPPTNAPRPLPTLPVSWAMDNRGLTTSSDVAPRNLEAKKVYSKGENNQSGLTPSSRWPKTEVQALINLRTTLDVKYQEAGPKGSLWEEVSSGMRRLGYNRSSKRCKEKWENINKYFKKVKESSKTRPEDSKTCPYFHQLEALYKEKNDKIEYHKSCIDVDRSVEKLQIMQPLRENVDPNQEENELDHGEDGESTEEDQEHDQXRDSNKLQTVINGDG; the protein is encoded by the exons ATGTTGGGGAGTTCCGGTGAAGCCATGGTGGTGGCAGAACCAGCAGTTCTACTCCATGAAGTGGTCAGTAATACTGACACAGCGACCGCACTCTTTTCAAATTCAGGTGAAGAAGATCATCAGAAGCATACTTCTGGCGACGTTGATCATGAGGGTGGTCATGATGACGACCACCGGAGCTatggaggtggaggaggaaacCGGTGGCCACGCCAAGAAACTTTGGCCCTTTTGAAGATAAGGTCCGAAATGGATGCTGCTTTTCGTGACTCCACTCTCAAAGGTCCATTGTGGGAAGATATTTCAAG GAAACTAGGGGAGCTTGGTTATCACAGAAGTGCCAAGAAATGCAAGGAGAAATTTGAAAACGTGTACAAGTACCACAGAAGAACCAAAGAAGGCCGATCTGGAAAGCCAGATGGAAAGACATATCGGTTTTTCGACGAGCTTGAAGCTTTTGATCATCATCAGAATAGTCAACATCCATCTATAATACCACCAAAACCTCCAGTGGTGCTGTGGACCAACAACAGCAACCACCATCCAAACCTAAGTGTCCCTCCTGTCGTCACTGTTCTCCAAAACGGCGTCACTCCAGCCGCAGATCCAATAATGCATTCATCAACAAACAATTCTTTGCTGCCACAGCAAATTCAATCATCACAAGATAACATTAATGGTTTCCGACTACTGAATCCGACTACCAATCTGTTCTCCAGCTCTACTTCTTCCAGTACTGCCTCAGACGAAGAGTTTCAGCAACAAAACAAGAGGAAAAGGAAATGGAGGTACTTTTTCACAAGACTGACAAAGCAAGTTCTCGAGAAGCAGGAGAAGCTGCAAGAGAAGTTCTTGGAAGCCATTGCCAAATGCGACCAAGAGCAAATGCTGAGAGAAGAAGCTTGGAGAATGCAAGAGTTGGCAAGAATCGATCGCGAGCACGAGGTTTTAGTCCAAGAGAGATCGACCGCAGCAGCTAAAGACGCAGCCCTTATACAATTCTTGCAGAAGGTTTCACTGCAACATAACTCTAATGATAGCGGATCCTTGGAGATCAATGCTGCCGTAATTCAAGTAATACCACCGACAAATGCCCCTCGGCCATTGCCAACCCTACCAGTCTCTTGGGCAATGGACAACCGTGGCCTCACTACTAGTTCTGATGTAGCTCCTAGAAATTTGGAAGCTAAGAAAGTGTATAGTAAAGGCGAAAACAATCAATCTGGCCTCACTCCTAGTTCAAGATGGCCGAAAACGGAAGTTCAAGCATTGATAAATCTGAGGACAACTCTTGATGTCAAGTATCAGGAAGCTGGGCCTAAAGGGTCTTTGTGGGAGGAGGTATCGTCCGGGATGAGGAGGCTCGGCTACAATCGGAGCTCGAAGAGGTGCAAGGAGAAGTGGGAGAATATCAACAAGTACTTCAAGAAGGTTAAGGAGAGCAGCAAAACGAGACCGGAGGATTCAAAGACATGTCCTTACTTTCACCAGCTTGAAGCTTTGTATAAAGAGAAGAACGACAAGATTGAGTATCACAAGTCTTGCATTGACGTCGATCGCAGTGTTGAGAAGCTCCAAATAATGCAGCCACTGAGGGAAAATGTGGATCCAAATCAAGAGGAAAATGAACTTGATCATGGTGAAGATGGAGAAAGTACGGAGGAAGATCAAGAACATGATC ATAGGGATAGTAACAAGTTACAAACCGTCATCAATGGAGATGGTTGA